The DNA sequence TCCTTTAGAATAAACACTAGTAAATAATGTCTCCATGGAAAAAATATTTATTAAAGTAAGAAAAAAGGAAACTTCTCCGCATTTTACCTCCACCAATTTCGTTTGATTTTCAGTGTATAAGATTATATAATTGATAACATAATTTTCTAAAAATAGCTGAGAGTAGAGGAGTGTAGTAAAGATGAGTATGAGAGAAGACGAGAAGAGAGGTTATTTTGGTGAGTTTGGTGGTAGTTTTATTCCTGAAGAGCTTCAAAAGGTCATGGACATTTTGGAAGAAAACTTTGAGAATTACCGAAACGATCCCGAATTCATTGAGGAATACAAATACTACTTAAAGGAATTTGTAGGTAGAGAAAATCCTTTAACTTATGCCAAAAATATATCAGAAAAGTTTGGTGGAGCAAAAATTTATTTAAAGCGCGAGGACTTAAATCATACTGGCGCACACAAGATTAATAATGTTATAGGGCAAATACTTCTTGCAAAACGTATGGGTGCCAAAAGAATCATCGCTGAAACAGGTGCCGGACAGCATGGTGTAGCAACAGCCACAGCGTGCGCGATGTTTAATATGGATTGTACGGTATATATGGGTAAGTTAGACACGGAGCGACAAGCATTAAATGTGTTTCGAATGGAATTACTTGGTGCGAAGGTCATTTCAGTTGATGCAGGACAAGGTAGATTAAAAGATGCTGTTGATGCTGCATTAGGTGACCTTGTTGAAAACTATGAAAATACATTTTATTTACTAGGCTCAGCCGTTGGTCCACATCCGTTCCCATCGATGGTAAAGCATTTTCAATCAATTATTAGTGAAGAGTCAAAGCAACAAATTCTTGAAAAAGAAGGAAAGCTCCCTACAGCTGTCGTAGCATGTGCTGGAGGAGGAAGCAACGCAATTGGTGCTTTCGCTCATTATATAGACGAAAAGGACGTACGTCTTATAGGGGTAGAACCAGCAGAAGCGCCTACTTTAACAGAAGGTGTTCCAGCTGTCATTCATGGCTTTAAGTGCTTAACGTTGTTAGATGAAGACGGAAACCCTAGGCCAACATATTCTATCTCTGCTGGATTAGATTATCCAGGAATTGGTCCAGAGCATAGTTATTTAAAGGAATCTGGACGTGCCGAATATGTTGCAGTAACAGGCGACGAAGCACTAGAGGCGTTTCAGCTTCTATCAAAAGAGGAAGGGATTATCCCTGCTTTGGAAAGCTCTCATGCAATAGCGCATGCAGTTAAGCTAGCAAAAGAGCTATCAAAAGATGATATCCTTATCGTTAATTTATCCGGTCGTGGCGATAAAGACGTAGAGCAAGTATTTAAGATGATTAATCAATAATGATTTGTAGAGGGAGACTCAAAAGGTATGATTTTTACCTATTGAGTCTCTTTTTATGCAATGTGCAGAGGGTGTAGCCATGGAGGAACTTTTACTAGCTTTTGGGTCATATAAGTTATTTCATAGAAAGGGACAATCGCTCACCATCATAAGAAACACACTAAATAAGGATGGATGTTAAATGAAAAAAAAACATTTCGTTTTTTGTTATGGAACATTAAGGAAGAACGAGTCAAATCATCATTTACTTAAAGATGCTAATTGTATATGTGAGCATAGCTTAACAGAGGGAAAAATGTTTGATACAGGTTATGGATACCCTGTTATCATACAAGACGCTATTTCCAAAGTGCATGGAGAGCTTTATGAAATTACCGATGAAGAGCTCGATATGTTAGATCGGTTAGAAGGCTATGAGAGTAGAAGCGCACAACACAATTTGTACGAGAGGATACGGCAAAAAGTGATAACTCATAAAGGGGAGTATGAGGCCTTTGTTTATATAGAGGGAGTGAACCAAAATCTATGCACTACGTATATTGAGCATGGTGATTGGAAGGTCTATCGTAAAAATAGGGAAGATGACTAATAGGCTACAAGTACTTACAATGGCTATCATCTATCTCACTTGTTAGTGGGCATTCGAGTGAGGTGGCTACGCACTTTCTTCGAAGGTTGCCAAAAAGTACAGAGCAACTTTTCCAGTGCCTTTTATTTGTAATTGTAGTCGCTCGCCTGATAGGGAAAACCCACTCCTATCAGGATTTTTTAACGATTGCGACGGCTACGCACATTGCTTAGGGCCACTGAAAAAGTGAAAGAACACCACTTTTTCAGTGGCCTCGAAACAAAATACTTTATAATTAGCAGCTGTCGTCTGAACAAGCATTCCCTTTAGTTAACGAAAGGTCTCGTATTTTGGGTTTATTATGTTCTTCTTCCCATATTTTTTCAAGAGCACCTATGAAGTTTTCTAGTGGCTGTGCACCATTAATGGCATACTTTTCATCGATTAAGAAGAACGGAACGCCAGAAACACCATATTCTTTAGCAAGTTCTTCGTCAGCTCTCACGTCATCAGCGAATGAAGACTTATTATCTAATATTTCCACTACAGTTCCCT is a window from the Evansella cellulosilytica DSM 2522 genome containing:
- the trpB gene encoding tryptophan synthase subunit beta; the protein is MSMREDEKRGYFGEFGGSFIPEELQKVMDILEENFENYRNDPEFIEEYKYYLKEFVGRENPLTYAKNISEKFGGAKIYLKREDLNHTGAHKINNVIGQILLAKRMGAKRIIAETGAGQHGVATATACAMFNMDCTVYMGKLDTERQALNVFRMELLGAKVISVDAGQGRLKDAVDAALGDLVENYENTFYLLGSAVGPHPFPSMVKHFQSIISEESKQQILEKEGKLPTAVVACAGGGSNAIGAFAHYIDEKDVRLIGVEPAEAPTLTEGVPAVIHGFKCLTLLDEDGNPRPTYSISAGLDYPGIGPEHSYLKESGRAEYVAVTGDEALEAFQLLSKEEGIIPALESSHAIAHAVKLAKELSKDDILIVNLSGRGDKDVEQVFKMINQ
- a CDS encoding gamma-glutamylcyclotransferase family protein, yielding MKKKHFVFCYGTLRKNESNHHLLKDANCICEHSLTEGKMFDTGYGYPVIIQDAISKVHGELYEITDEELDMLDRLEGYESRSAQHNLYERIRQKVITHKGEYEAFVYIEGVNQNLCTTYIEHGDWKVYRKNREDD